From the genome of Pseudomonas putida:
GAAGATCTCTCGGCGCAGGTCGGCGGCGATGGGCGCATTGGAGTCGGCAATGTCCTGGTTCTGGCACTTGGGGCAGCGCAGTTCCTTGGTCAGCGCCTGGTAACGCTCGCGCTCGGCCTCGTCACGGAACTGATAGGTGTCGATGGCCGCCCGGGCCACGCCGGCCACGCTCAACCCGAGCACGGCAGCCACCAGCCAACGCCTCATGGCTTGGCCTCATCGACCAGACCCTGGTACAGCGGCGCCAGTTGTTCGCGCCAGACCGTGGCGTCGACCACGCCCACGTGCTTGTAGCGGATGATGCCCTTGGCATCGATGAGGAAGGTTTCCGGCGCGCCGTACACGCCCAGGTCCAGCCCCAGGCTGCCCTGCTCGTCGCGGATGTTCAGCTGGTACGGGTTGTGGAACTCGGCCAGCCACTTCTGCGCGGCGGCGTTGTCGTCCTTGTAGCTGACCCCGTGGATCACCACGCCCTGCTCGGCCAGCTGGTTCAGGTAGGGGTGCTCGACCTTGCACGATGGGCACCAGGTGCCCCACACGTTGACCAGCGCCGGGCGCCCGAGCAGGTCGGCCTGGGTCAGGGTCCGCTGGCCCTCGACCGAGGCCAGGGAAAACGTCGGAAACGGTTTGCCGATCATCGCCGATGGCAGCTCGTCGGGCTTGAGGAACAGCCCTTTGTAGAGAAACACCGCCACCAGCAGGAACACCGCCAGCGGCAACACCATGATCCAACGCTTCATGCAGCTGCTCCAGACACGCCCAGGGCCTCACGCACCCGGGTCTTGACCTTGACGCGGTAGCGTCGGTCGAGGGCCGCCAGCAACCCGCCCAGGCCGGTCAGCAGACCGCCCAGCCAGATCCAGCGGACATATGGCTTGATGTGCACGCGCACGGCCCAGGCGCCGTTTTCCAGCGGCTCGCCGAGGGCGACGTACAAGTCACGGGTGAAGCCTGCGTCGATGCCGGCCTCGGTCATCATCGACTGCTGCACGGTGTACAGGCGCTTTTCCGGGTGCAGGGTGGTCACTTCGCGGCCATCGCGGGTCACCACGATGGTGCCCTTGTCGGAAATGAAGTTCGGCCCCTCGAAGTGCTTGGCGCCCTGGAACAGGAACTGATACCCGCCCAACTCGACGCTCTCGCCCGGCGCCATGCGCAGGTCGCGTTCGGCACTGTTGTTGCTCGACAGCACCACGCCCAGCGCGCACACCGCCAGGCCCAGGTGCGCCAGCTGCATGCCCCAGTAGCTGCGGGTCAGGCCGCGCGCCCCCTTGGCCAGGCCCTTGTGGCGGGTCTTGTCGAGGATGTCGCGCACGCCACCGAGCACCACCCAGGCAGCCAGGGCGAACACGCTCAAGGTCGGCCAGTCGAAGTCGTCGACGATGAACCCGGCCACAGGCGCCAGCACCACGCTGGCGATCAGCACCGGGGTCAGCATGCTCGCCAGCCATTTGCCCGGGGTGTCCTTCCAGCGCACCAGCACGCCGATACCCAGCACCACCATCAGCAGCGCCATCAGCGGCAGGAACAACGCGTCGAAATACGGCGGACCAACCGACAGCTTGGCGCCGGTCAGGGCATCGAGCACCAGTGGATAGAGGGTGCCGAGCAAAATCATCGAAGCCGCCACGACCAGCACCAGATTGTTGGCCAGCAGCAGTGTCTCGCGTGACCACAGGGCAAAGCCGACCTGGCTCTTGACCACCGGGGCACGTAGCGCGAACAGGGTCAACGAGCCCCCGACCACGAACAATAGGAAGATCAGGATGAACACGCCACGCGATGGATCGGAGGCGAATGCGTGCACCGAGGTCAGCACGCCGGAGCGAACCAGGAAGGTGCCGAGCAGGCTCAGCGAGAAGGCCGCGATTGCCAGCAACACGGTCCAGCTCTTGAACACCCCGCGCTTCTCGGTCACCGCCAGCGAATGGATCAGCGCGGTACCCACCAGCCAGGGCATGAACGAGGCGTTTTCCACCGGATCCCAGAACCACCAGCCGCCCCAGCCCAGCTCGTAGTAGGCCCACCAGGAGCCCAAGGTGATGCCGACCCCGAGGAACGCCCAGGCAACGATGGTCCAAGGCCGCGACCAGCGCGCCCACGCCGCATCCAGGCGCCCGCCGAGCAAGGCGGCGATGGCGAAGGCGAAGGCCACCGAGAAGCCCACGTAGCCCATGTACAGCATCGGTGGGTGGACGATCAGGCCGAAGTCCTGCAGCAGCGGGTTGAGGTCGCGGCCATCGCCTGGCACCTGCGGCAGCAGCCGCTGGAACGGATTGGAAGTGATGATCAGGAAGCTCAGGAAACCCACGCTGATCATGCCCATCACCGCCAGCACCCGCGCCAGCATCACCTGCGGCAATTGCCGCGAGAACACCGACACGGCGAAGGTCCAGCCGCCCAGGATCAACGCCCAGAGCAGCAGCGAGCCCTCGTGCGCGCCCCATACGGCACTGAACTTGTAGTACCAGGGCAAGGCACTGTTGGAGTTACTGGCCACGTAGGCGACCGAGAAATTGTCGGTCATGAAGGCGTGGGTCAGGCAGCTGAAGGCGAACGCCAGGAAGGCGAACTGCCCCCAGGCGGCTGGCCGTGCCAGGCTCATCCACAGGCTGTCGCCACGCCAGGCACCGAGCAACGGCACGATGGCCTGCACGGCGGCGAAGCAGATCGCCAGGATCATCGCCAACTGACCGAGTTCGGGGATCACCAACGCAGCGTTCATGGCTTGCTCTCCGCACCGGTCGCCGCCTGGCCGCTTTCCTTCAGGGCCTTGCTGACTTCAGGCGGCATGTATTTCTCGTCGTGCTTGGCCAGCACCTCGTCGGCCACCACCACGCCCTCGGCATTGAGCTTGCCCAGGGCGACGATCCCCTGCCCCTCGCGGAACAGGTCGGGGAGGATGCCACGGTAGGTGATCGGCACCGACTTGTTGAAATCGGTGACCACGAAGCGTACGTCGAGCGAATCGGCCGAGCGCTGCACCGAGCCCTTCTCGACCATGCCGCCGGCGCGGATGCGCGTGTCCAGCGGCGCCTCGCCATTGGCGATCTGGGTCGGGGTGTAGAACAGGTTGATGTTCTGTTGCAGGGCGCTCAGGGCAAAGCCTACGGCAATCGCGACCCCGACCAGCAGGCCGAGAATCAGGAACAGGCGTTTCTTGCGCTGCGGATTCACTGGTTGTTCTCCCGGCGCAGGCGACGCGCCTCTTCTTGCAAGTAGCGGCGACGGGCCAACAGGGGCGCAGCGACATTGATCGCCAGGACCGCCAGGCAGATGCCATAGGCCGTCCAGACATACAGGCCATGGTGACCCATGGCGACAAAGTCGGCGAATGAAGCAAATTTCATCGTGCGGCCCTCCGCCCCAGGCTGTTCAGCACTTCTTCCCTCACCCAACTGGCACGTGCTTCGCGCTTGAGCACTTCGAGGCGCATGCGCAGTAGCAACACCGCACCGAAGAAGCAATAGAAGCCCAGCGCCGTGCACAGCAGCGGCAGCCACATCTCGGCCGGCATGGCCGGTTTTTCGGTGAGGGTGAAGGTGGCGCCCTGGTGCAGGGTGTTCCACCACTCCACCGAGTACTTGATGATCGGGATGTTCACCACGCCGACGATGGCCAGTACCGCGCAGGCCTTGGCCGCGCTGTCGCGATTACTGATGGCCTGGCCGAGGGCGATGATGCCGAAGTACAGGAACAACAGGATCAGCATCGAAGTCAGGCGTGCGTCCCAGACCCACCAACTGCCCCAGGTAGGCTTGCCCCAGATGGCCCCGGTGACCAGCGCCACGGCGGTCATCCAGGCGCCGATGGGCGCCGCGCATTGCAGGGCGACGTCGGCCAGTTTCATCTTCCACACCAACCCCACCGCCCCGGCCACCGCCAGCAGCACGTAGCAGGACTGCGCCAGCATCGCCGCCGGCACATGGATGTAGATGATGCGGAAACTGTTGCCCTGCTGGTAGTCCTGCGGGGCGAAGGCCAGGCCCCAGACCACACCGGTGACCAGCAGGAGCAAGGCGGAGACAGCCAACCAGGGCAACAGGCGGCCACTGATGGCATAGAACCATTTCGGCGAGCCCAGTTTGTGGAACCACGTCCAGCTTATTTTCATCAGGTACATCCAGGGTATTAGCCGGGCTTGAAAGCCCGGGACTCGTTATTCGCCAACGCTGATCTTCAGGCCGGCCGCTATCGCAAAAGGCGCCAGGGTCACCGCCAGGGCGGTCAGGCTGGCCAGCCATAGCAGATGGCCAGTCGCCGGCATATTGTGCAGCGCCGCTTGCAATGCGCCACTGCCCAGGATCAATACAGGGATATACAACGGCAGGATCAACAACGCCAGCAGCAAGCCGCCGCGCT
Proteins encoded in this window:
- a CDS encoding DsbE family thiol:disulfide interchange protein; protein product: MKRWIMVLPLAVFLLVAVFLYKGLFLKPDELPSAMIGKPFPTFSLASVEGQRTLTQADLLGRPALVNVWGTWCPSCKVEHPYLNQLAEQGVVIHGVSYKDDNAAAQKWLAEFHNPYQLNIRDEQGSLGLDLGVYGAPETFLIDAKGIIRYKHVGVVDATVWREQLAPLYQGLVDEAKP
- a CDS encoding heme lyase CcmF/NrfE family subunit; protein product: MIPELGQLAMILAICFAAVQAIVPLLGAWRGDSLWMSLARPAAWGQFAFLAFAFSCLTHAFMTDNFSVAYVASNSNSALPWYYKFSAVWGAHEGSLLLWALILGGWTFAVSVFSRQLPQVMLARVLAVMGMISVGFLSFLIITSNPFQRLLPQVPGDGRDLNPLLQDFGLIVHPPMLYMGYVGFSVAFAFAIAALLGGRLDAAWARWSRPWTIVAWAFLGVGITLGSWWAYYELGWGGWWFWDPVENASFMPWLVGTALIHSLAVTEKRGVFKSWTVLLAIAAFSLSLLGTFLVRSGVLTSVHAFASDPSRGVFILIFLLFVVGGSLTLFALRAPVVKSQVGFALWSRETLLLANNLVLVVAASMILLGTLYPLVLDALTGAKLSVGPPYFDALFLPLMALLMVVLGIGVLVRWKDTPGKWLASMLTPVLIASVVLAPVAGFIVDDFDWPTLSVFALAAWVVLGGVRDILDKTRHKGLAKGARGLTRSYWGMQLAHLGLAVCALGVVLSSNNSAERDLRMAPGESVELGGYQFLFQGAKHFEGPNFISDKGTIVVTRDGREVTTLHPEKRLYTVQQSMMTEAGIDAGFTRDLYVALGEPLENGAWAVRVHIKPYVRWIWLGGLLTGLGGLLAALDRRYRVKVKTRVREALGVSGAAA
- the ccmE gene encoding cytochrome c maturation protein CcmE, with amino-acid sequence MNPQRKKRLFLILGLLVGVAIAVGFALSALQQNINLFYTPTQIANGEAPLDTRIRAGGMVEKGSVQRSADSLDVRFVVTDFNKSVPITYRGILPDLFREGQGIVALGKLNAEGVVVADEVLAKHDEKYMPPEVSKALKESGQAATGAESKP
- the ccmD gene encoding heme exporter protein CcmD, whose product is MKFASFADFVAMGHHGLYVWTAYGICLAVLAINVAAPLLARRRYLQEEARRLRRENNQ
- a CDS encoding heme ABC transporter permease; the encoded protein is MKISWTWFHKLGSPKWFYAISGRLLPWLAVSALLLLVTGVVWGLAFAPQDYQQGNSFRIIYIHVPAAMLAQSCYVLLAVAGAVGLVWKMKLADVALQCAAPIGAWMTAVALVTGAIWGKPTWGSWWVWDARLTSMLILLFLYFGIIALGQAISNRDSAAKACAVLAIVGVVNIPIIKYSVEWWNTLHQGATFTLTEKPAMPAEMWLPLLCTALGFYCFFGAVLLLRMRLEVLKREARASWVREEVLNSLGRRAAR